CCCTAATAGCTGTCACCCATATCATGCGGGTCCCATTAATACAGATATCTCCGAATGCACCACTCTTCCATTATATCCAGCCAATTGCTGGTTACCTTGGGCCTACAATGCGGGGAGGGCAGGGGCTGCTTGCCATCTCCTCATCTACAGTAAGAGTCAATGAGCAGTTAAGTAGATACTGAAAACCATTTATCCTGCTGGAGTGAGAAATAAATGGTTTCTTTCCATAGGGTGATAAAATGCATCTTTTCCAAACTATTTACATGACTCAAGGTCCATCTCAATTTCAGATGTGGTTAGCCTGAATTCCTGATGCTCACCAAGGCGTGTAATGTTGTCCAAGGCCCAGTGCAGAGGAACACAGGTGTTGCCGTCAGACTGCCAGGGTCTGATCCCGCCTCCGTCACTCACCCCGGGAGCTCCCTTTAAGCTAGGAGTCAACAGCGAGGATGGAAACATGAGTGCTTTTTAAAGTCCTAAAAGTTCAGAGGATGACCGTGAATTTCTCCTGCACCCCTGGGCACACGCCAGGAGAACTGTGTCTCCAGGTTCAAGTAAGTGCCTGTGAGGGAGTTGTGTCCCTCAAATTCTGTTCGCCACAGGTGCCTCCTGATGCAACCCCACACCTCTTCTGCACAATCCCAAGCAGTGCTGACCAGTCCAACCCAAAGGCTGTGATGTttggcagaggcagaaaaggccaGGTGTTCTGGGAAGGATCACCTTCAAATCACACAGCACCCTCCCAGCCCAGAGAGACAGTTCTTACATTATGGCAAGAAACCTGGAAAACACCAAATCCAATTTgacacatatttcctttttctttttgatttcatgccccctccctcaacctcccaagcagcacGGATACCCCGAAGGCCCTGGGAACTCTCTCCCATTGGATCTTACCTGGAAAGTAGTTACCTACCTGCAAAATCCTCGTCGTCAGATATGCTCTCCACAATCAAATCTTTAGAAACACAAACACCAGGATAAGTCATTAGAGAGAGGCCCACCCACTCCTCCTACCCCAGCTGAAGCCCCGGTGCTTCACACAGGATCCCCTGGTGTTTCCTCTGGTTCACAGACATCCCTCCAGCCTCTCTGGACATTGTTTTATACTTGCAAAATCATCTGCTCTCACCAGATCCCAGATCCTCCTTCCCAAAAGGAGCCCAGAATCAGGTTTCTATACCCTATAGACAGCGTTTTTCCCTCAGGAAGTGAGTTATTTCAGGGTATGTACCGTTTTCCAGTATAAATGGCTCCTGCAATTATAGAAAACAGGAGGGTGAAATGATGCCATGCACGTCACACAGATCTGATATTCTCTCAACAACTTGAAAAATTAGAAGGGATATAGTGATTGAGTCAAAGGTTGAACTCCCCCCAAACTAGCACGGAGGACACCTGTGGAAAAGACAAGATCTTTTCCCACAGAATTTATCTTTAAAGTGTATTTAGATTGACAGTTTCACAACTCTTAATCCACGGGGGAAACCTGCTGTGGAGGGAAACACCTCTGCATTGCGGTGGATCGTGGATGCCGCCATCTACCACGCCCCCGTGTGCCCGGCATGGGTTGGTGAGAGGCTGCCAATCAATAGCACCACACCAAGGGCATTGCAGATGTCATAAATAATGCACATTGGCAGATGTTCATGTCTACATCTGATTGGAAAGAACCAGGAAAGTATCATTTCTGTTCAAGATAAAAGTGTCTTACCTTGGCAGCGTCTTTTTTACAGATGTCTTGTACAGCATGCTGATTAGTATCGTGTACAGCGGCCTCATTAGTGATCTCATATAGGGCGTCCTCATTACAGATGTTTCGTACAGTGTCATTAGCGATGTCACGCACAGCGTCCTCGTTAGCAATGTCCTGTATAGGGTCCCCGTAGGGAGCTAGGAGAACAGAGAGTAAAGGTCAGTGCCCTGGTGGTGGAGACTGTGAATCACCCAGGGAGCTTGCTTGGTGTGGTGCATGGAGGTGGCTGATCACAGCATGGGCCGAGCTGATGCTGGGCCATCCTCCCGGGTGGATCTGCGCTAGGGAAGCTAAGGGACATGACTCAGAACACTTTCTGCAGTGGGAATCAGCTTCCAGGTTCAGATATGCTTTATCCAGTGAAGTggggaaatacaaaaaaatacaaattgacaAATTCCTGAAAAGCCCTCCATGAGTgcaagtgtgattttttttgttaacCACTTTACATTCAGCATGCATTcacacatacaaaatatttttacaagaaaTCAGAAATCTTAATTTTTGTCAGTTATGTTAAATCTAAGTTAGCTGTCAACATAAAGATTCTATCTCATTTACTCTGTGGTCTCCAGAAAATCTAACACATAGTAAGTAGaccaaaatgtttattaaatgaaaacacagagCAGGGGCAGGGGGGCTGGTAGGCAGACCAGGTTGCACCTGATTACCTGGATGATGATAAACTGCACAAAACCTCGGTCAGATTAATACTGAAACTGCCTTTTGCTTGGGCTGTTTTCCCTTGCGGAAGAAGGATGACCAAGAGGATGAACagggaagaaatgagaaacaaaggTCTTTGCTTAGGAGCCAAAGGCCACCTTCTGTAACATGAAATAGTCTACAAGTGGCCTTGAACTCTGCCGTGATTCAGTGACAGAGTTCCCTCATGTCGTCTACCCACAGTGAAGTCAAGCGACACTGTCTTCTTTACAACTTGCAAGACATGCTGCTTCTGCATTTGCCTGTCGTATGAGATTTACACTTGTTTTAAAGCCACGTTTTGTTTCTGTTGGGCTGGTGGCCATACACGGCACTAGCCAGTCAATAGTGAGATGGCTTCTCATGGAGGAGGCTTGGCTTGAGGCTGAGGGTCTTTAACCCACATGCACAAGAGAGTTGCCACAAGGGGACGGAAGCCAGGCTAATAACTACTGTACAGAGTTCCCATCTGTCCCTCCTCACCACTTTCAGCTGGCAGGATTTGAGCATTTTAGGGCTTGGGAAGATAATATTACTAAATCTACTAAAATACGTCACCCTTCCTTATAGGCTTTGGCCAGTTGCTGAGGAAATTAACTTCACAACTGAAGTGGGCTACACTGGCCTGCGTGGTCCCCCACTCCTCTCAGAATTTGTGAGCttggggcctactggagggtgggaggtgggaggagcggGAGGATCAGGACAAATAGCTGATATTAGGCTTAATATATGGGTGATGaaatctgtataacaaactcTCAACACACGTTTACATATGtggcaaacctgcacatgtaccccgaactttaaataaaagttaaaaaaaaacaaaaaacaaaaaacacaggctCTGTGAGCTGACCCAAACCCCCGGGGATCTTTGTGCTTGTGACACACTGATGACTACACCGGCCTGTGGGGAGATGCGCCTAGAACTGCCCTGGGTCGTGTGACCACAGAGGCCACTTTATGGTGATGGGCAGTGTCTGGGACCTCTTAGGCTCTGTGCTTTCGGGTTTATACACGAATGCTGGACTCCCTGCGTGGTGGCGAACACCCCATGACTAACTGCATGTCAGCGTCAGCACTGGCCCCCTCTCCTGGGTTCGTGTTTCCACTTTCTCATTCACGAACTCGGGAGCTGGGGCCACCCCCTTGGCCCTTCAGGTTCTCCACCTGAGCAGTGGGGATAAGAAGCCAGACCCAGGGATGGCTCTGGTGAGGGTGGAGGACTCACTGTACAGAGAGAGTAGAGGGGGATGGATTTTATCGTTGGAAGTGGACACTGGTGATTGAGTTGTATAAATGGGAAATCTCTCCTGAGAACACACACAGCCTCACctgtacacacccacacacacacacacacacacccacacacacacacacatcccacatgATACAGCCTCACACAAGACACCACCGATTATCGTCAAGCACCCAACTCAGTACCACCCAAAAGGCAGCACAGCTGCTTCCTCAAAAATTGGCGATAACTTTTTCCCTGGGGAACTCgggttttttaaaaacacttccaCTCTGCTTATTCCTATCCCAATCCCAGGCTCAGGGTGGCTCTTCACATTGAAACCTGCAAGGATACCACACCTTTCTTTGCATCCAGATTGTTTTCTTTGCAAGTAATTCCAGAATACTTACTAGAGTCACACCTCAGAGGGACCACCTGCATCACCTGCAATACAGAAACAAGACTTCACGAGGGGTACATCGTGTTGTGGATTGTTTGCACAAGGCTTTATTTCTCTCAATGAATACTGAAAACAAGGTCAGAAAGTGTGGTCAAATTCAAGACCCCCAAAACAAGGGTAGGATACACACTAGAAAAGTATCAGCTTC
This genomic interval from Theropithecus gelada isolate Dixy chromosome 10, Tgel_1.0, whole genome shotgun sequence contains the following:
- the LOC112632382 gene encoding uncharacterized protein LOC112632382: MGNRFSCFQGDSKKPSKKHVKREPCSTTTVTSSSTINEILRRYSLYTTQRRRHHGFWGKKKVHPQEASEESPALKDRGDGDRPVNTRVMQVVPLRCDSSKYSGITCKENNLDAKKAPYGDPIQDIANEDAVRDIANDTVRNICNEDALYEITNEAAVHDTNQHAVQDICKKDAAKEPFILENDLIVESISDDEDFADEEMASSPCPPRIVGPSSLIGQDRLGTQASG